A genome region from Ignavibacteria bacterium includes the following:
- a CDS encoding T9SS type A sorting domain-containing protein — protein MIIILLLFAASSYAQRGHFRSDSLNTVTVTGKVMTDSVVKPTSIYSLDVDGDSTADYILYFGPVWYHPDSSVSLAKRPVNGQTVTITGGLSKRTIMNKTKALIVYEIDGAFWRDPNESAWNNLKDNDHMGDHMKDSCRGNAFGFMHDSLKSVTLKGRILVDTTLLYNLYYIDVTKDQKPDYFLNLGPFWYQPPAGQQWPKDMDSVTITGGLLPKSAMKMVIVYTINGQLWRDSTLVRRGLRGGWVHKSDTLTKFTSPFDSSTWMQMGADWNNGGMMGGGMKMPDSLYGQIIEVLPGSVPSGGKNKVLAAYEVGFFNYNGTNLMRGMTGCGGHITFGSPVMMQLHFTNNQLKGGNYDLKTVKAQYWNSTTNSWTPVDNGKLDSATNTISFSQPIASSYIILTAEQTATAVELVRDFTPSSYSLVQNYPNPFNPSTFITYEIPKAGMVTLRVYDILGRQVAQLVNESQNAGKYSVTFNAADLPSGIYIYELRANDFQMSKKMTLLK, from the coding sequence ATGATAATTATTTTACTGCTGTTTGCGGCAAGCTCATATGCTCAAAGGGGGCATTTCCGTTCCGATTCTCTTAACACTGTTACCGTTACCGGAAAAGTAATGACGGACAGTGTTGTTAAACCTACAAGCATTTATTCTCTGGATGTGGATGGCGACAGTACTGCCGATTATATACTATATTTCGGACCAGTATGGTATCACCCCGACAGCAGTGTCAGCCTGGCAAAAAGACCGGTAAACGGGCAGACAGTTACAATTACAGGCGGTTTAAGCAAGAGAACTATAATGAACAAAACCAAAGCGCTTATAGTCTATGAAATTGACGGCGCCTTTTGGCGCGATCCCAATGAGTCGGCGTGGAATAACCTCAAGGACAACGATCACATGGGGGATCATATGAAAGACAGCTGCCGCGGCAATGCTTTCGGTTTTATGCACGACAGCCTTAAATCGGTTACGCTCAAAGGAAGAATACTGGTTGACACCACACTGCTTTATAACCTGTATTATATTGACGTAACAAAAGACCAGAAGCCCGACTACTTCCTTAACCTGGGACCATTCTGGTATCAGCCTCCTGCAGGCCAGCAGTGGCCTAAAGACATGGATTCAGTTACAATAACAGGCGGGCTTCTGCCAAAGTCGGCAATGAAGATGGTAATTGTATATACCATCAACGGGCAGCTGTGGCGCGACAGCACGCTGGTGCGCAGAGGCTTAAGAGGCGGATGGGTTCACAAGAGTGATACACTGACGAAATTCACTTCACCTTTTGATTCATCAACGTGGATGCAGATGGGTGCTGACTGGAATAACGGGGGCATGATGGGCGGCGGCATGAAGATGCCCGACAGCCTGTATGGACAAATAATTGAAGTGCTTCCGGGCAGTGTACCGAGCGGAGGAAAGAACAAAGTCCTTGCAGCCTACGAGGTTGGCTTCTTTAATTACAACGGCACAAACCTGATGAGAGGCATGACAGGGTGCGGAGGCCATATTACATTCGGCAGCCCGGTTATGATGCAGCTTCACTTTACCAATAACCAACTTAAGGGCGGCAACTATGACCTGAAGACAGTCAAGGCACAGTACTGGAACAGCACAACCAACAGCTGGACGCCGGTTGATAATGGAAAACTGGATTCTGCTACAAATACAATTTCATTCTCGCAGCCAATTGCAAGCAGCTACATAATTCTAACGGCAGAACAGACAGCTACTGCAGTTGAACTGGTAAGAGATTTTACTCCTTCCAGTTACAGCCTGGTGCAGAATTACCCTAATCCGTTTAACCCTTCAACTTTCATTACCTATGAAATACCGAAGGCCGGAATGGTTACTTTAAGGGTTTATGATATTCTTGGAAGGCAGGTGGCACAGCTTGTAAACGAGAGCCAGAACGCCGGAAAATATTCAGTAACGTTTAATGCCGCGGATTTGCCAAGCGGTATTTATATTTATGAGCTGAGAGCAAATGATTTCCAGATGAGCAAAAAAATGACTCTGCTTAAATAA
- a CDS encoding LEA type 2 family protein, giving the protein MKALKYIVIVIGILAILAAGGYLAVKLTHSEKQLSERFLPKLRKAEIQVVDLKSDAAEVNINAYIYNPAPVGIKIDSLVYTVALEGDQISESRYSKALRIEASKVSKVTLPVSVEFKKLIAIMKKMEAAKRDSGYFQLNAEVYIKNKLLPKKRFDLTLTKLMPMMYFPDMKIKGVKLDKIRLNGGTILVKMEIMNKNIFDISFKNLSYQVKLEDNDWIKGNRDGVVDLPAKQAAIVSIPLELNIGTMGKGLIDMILKGGDMRYQMKFKADIVSSNKTIQNTRMEMKAQGNMKSLKEAASKKG; this is encoded by the coding sequence ATGAAGGCACTTAAGTATATAGTTATTGTAATAGGAATTCTGGCAATTCTTGCCGCCGGCGGTTATTTAGCTGTAAAGCTTACACATTCAGAAAAGCAGCTCTCAGAACGTTTTCTCCCGAAGCTCAGGAAAGCAGAAATTCAGGTTGTGGATCTCAAGTCCGATGCAGCAGAAGTAAACATTAACGCCTACATCTACAACCCGGCTCCCGTAGGTATTAAAATTGACAGCCTGGTTTATACGGTCGCTCTTGAGGGCGATCAAATTTCAGAAAGCAGGTATTCCAAAGCTTTACGTATTGAGGCAAGTAAGGTCTCAAAGGTAACGCTTCCTGTCTCAGTGGAATTTAAGAAGCTGATAGCAATAATGAAAAAGATGGAAGCAGCAAAAAGAGACAGCGGCTATTTTCAGCTTAATGCAGAGGTTTATATTAAAAATAAGCTTCTGCCAAAGAAGCGTTTTGACCTGACGCTCACGAAGCTAATGCCGATGATGTATTTCCCCGACATGAAAATCAAGGGGGTGAAGCTGGATAAGATAAGGCTTAATGGCGGAACGATACTGGTAAAAATGGAGATAATGAATAAAAATATTTTTGATATAAGTTTCAAAAATCTTTCCTACCAGGTAAAGCTTGAGGATAACGACTGGATCAAGGGGAACAGGGACGGGGTAGTTGACCTGCCTGCAAAGCAGGCGGCTATAGTATCGATCCCCCTGGAGCTGAATATAGGGACAATGGGCAAAGGCCTGATTGACATGATCTTAAAAGGGGGAGACATGCGCTATCAGATGAAGTTTAAGGCGGACATTGTTTCCAGCAATAAGACCATTCAGAACACCAGGATGGAAATGAAGGCTCAGGGCAACATGAAATCTCTCAAAGAAGCCGCAAGTAAAAAAGGATAG
- a CDS encoding tryptophan synthase subunit alpha: MNLSQHIDAVNKRNEKALSVFLTAGFPFKENFTDTALSVLDSGADILELGIPFSDPLADGPVIQHSSQIALENKVNIKCVLEYTSKIKSRTSKPVVLMGYANPVLNYGLEKFFSDASNAGADAVIIPDVPLDEYDEFYETNNGLLDTVMLTTPYSSTERIVKADELSRGFIYCVSVYGTTGERVSFSKETLQALEETRKKIKKNKMLIGFGISSPESIRSIAPFSDGVIVGSAIIKKLFEVREGKSMSTVTDYVKSLKEACLGG, translated from the coding sequence ATGAACCTATCCCAACATATAGATGCAGTTAACAAGAGAAATGAAAAGGCGCTTTCTGTGTTCTTAACCGCGGGTTTCCCGTTTAAGGAAAATTTTACGGATACGGCTTTAAGCGTGCTGGATTCGGGTGCTGATATACTGGAGCTGGGGATTCCCTTCAGCGACCCTCTTGCAGACGGGCCTGTGATTCAGCATTCATCGCAGATTGCACTCGAAAATAAGGTTAATATTAAGTGCGTACTTGAATATACTTCAAAAATTAAAAGCAGGACGTCAAAGCCTGTTGTTCTGATGGGTTACGCAAATCCGGTATTAAATTACGGGCTTGAAAAGTTTTTTTCAGATGCCTCAAACGCGGGAGCCGACGCTGTGATAATTCCGGATGTTCCACTTGATGAATATGATGAGTTTTATGAAACGAACAACGGACTGCTGGATACTGTAATGCTTACGACCCCATATTCATCAACAGAAAGAATTGTGAAGGCTGATGAGTTAAGCCGGGGATTTATCTATTGCGTCAGTGTATATGGAACAACAGGGGAAAGAGTGAGCTTTTCCAAAGAGACTCTTCAGGCACTGGAAGAAACGCGGAAAAAGATAAAGAAAAACAAAATGCTGATTGGATTTGGAATATCAAGCCCTGAAAGCATAAGGAGCATAGCGCCTTTTTCTGACGGCGTTATAGTAGGAAGCGCCATAATTAAGAAGCTTTTTGAAGTAAGAGAGGGAAAGAGTATGTCGACTGTAACCGACTATGTGAAAAGCCTGAAAGAAGCGTGCCTGGGAGGCTGA
- the trpB gene encoding tryptophan synthase subunit beta — translation MIDNSEYKQPKGKGKYGKYGGRFVPETLINALEELEALYNKVKTDEKFISEFHDLQKNYNGRETPLTFAERLTERYGKAKIYLKREDLCHTGAHKLNNTLGQILLAKRLGKKRIIAETGAGQHGVATATVCAKFGLKCEIFMGETDIERQKMNVYRMKMLGAEVRPVTSGSRTLKDATNEAIRDWVANVKDTYYIIGSVVGPHPYPQIVRDFQSVIGNETYRQIQKAEGRLPDYILACVGGGSNAMGMFYRFLNEDVKLIGVEAAGLGIDSGKHCASLTLGKDAIFQGMRTYVLEDSDGQINEVYSISAGLDYPGVGPEHSFLKDEHRVQYVSVTDDEAVKATIDLSRYEGILPALESAHAVAYLEHLVPKTKKGEIVVVNVSGRGDKDLNTIIRYMEDKL, via the coding sequence ATGATTGATAACAGTGAATACAAGCAGCCCAAAGGTAAGGGCAAATACGGGAAGTATGGAGGGCGGTTTGTCCCGGAAACTTTAATAAATGCCCTGGAAGAGCTGGAAGCGCTCTACAACAAAGTAAAGACTGACGAGAAATTTATTTCTGAATTTCATGATCTTCAGAAAAACTATAACGGGCGCGAGACGCCGCTGACGTTTGCAGAAAGGCTGACCGAGCGCTACGGGAAGGCAAAAATATACTTAAAGCGCGAGGACCTTTGCCACACGGGAGCCCATAAGCTGAATAACACTTTAGGGCAGATCCTTCTGGCCAAAAGGCTGGGGAAGAAAAGAATTATTGCCGAGACAGGAGCCGGGCAGCACGGGGTTGCTACGGCAACAGTCTGTGCCAAGTTCGGTCTTAAGTGCGAGATCTTTATGGGTGAGACCGATATTGAGCGCCAGAAGATGAACGTCTACAGAATGAAAATGCTGGGAGCCGAGGTAAGGCCTGTTACCTCCGGCAGCAGGACACTGAAGGATGCAACAAATGAAGCCATACGCGACTGGGTGGCTAATGTCAAGGATACATATTATATAATCGGCTCTGTTGTAGGGCCTCATCCGTACCCACAGATAGTGAGGGATTTTCAGTCGGTGATCGGTAATGAAACCTACCGCCAGATCCAGAAGGCTGAGGGGAGGCTGCCGGACTATATACTTGCCTGTGTGGGAGGGGGCAGCAATGCAATGGGTATGTTCTACAGGTTTTTAAATGAAGACGTTAAACTTATTGGCGTTGAGGCAGCAGGGCTTGGAATAGATTCAGGAAAGCATTGTGCTTCACTTACCCTGGGTAAAGACGCAATATTCCAGGGAATGAGGACTTATGTTCTTGAGGATAGCGACGGGCAGATAAATGAAGTGTACTCGATCTCAGCGGGGCTGGATTACCCGGGCGTCGGGCCCGAGCACAGTTTTCTTAAAGATGAGCATAGGGTTCAGTACGTTTCAGTAACCGATGATGAAGCAGTAAAAGCCACAATTGATCTTTCGAGGTATGAAGGAATACTCCCGGCACTGGAAAGCGCGCATGCAGTGGCATACCTGGAACACCTTGTGCCGAAGACAAAGAAGGGTGAAATTGTTGTTGTCAACGTAAGCGGAAGAGGCGATAAGGATCTTAACACCATAATCAGGTACATGGAGGATAAATTATAA
- a CDS encoding phosphoribosylanthranilate isomerase, whose translation MKVKVCGITNARDALLCEALGADMLGFIFYRKSQRFVEYSAAGEIIGKLNPETKTVGVFVNETAERVNEAAGHLGLSAVQLHGDEKPEEVSKIMYPAIKSFRIKEGFDFSILDSYRNARALLDSFAGNQLGGTGKSFNWEIIPDDIKSRIILAGGVSASNIGYIYSTIRPYAVDLSSSLESEPGKKDHAKVKEFFNLLNNYR comes from the coding sequence ATGAAGGTGAAAGTTTGCGGTATAACAAACGCACGTGATGCTTTGCTCTGTGAGGCTTTAGGGGCCGATATGCTGGGCTTTATTTTTTACAGAAAGAGCCAGAGGTTTGTTGAATACAGTGCCGCAGGGGAAATAATAGGAAAGCTGAATCCGGAAACTAAAACAGTAGGTGTATTTGTAAATGAGACTGCTGAGAGGGTAAACGAGGCTGCCGGGCATCTCGGATTAAGCGCCGTACAGCTGCATGGAGATGAAAAGCCTGAAGAGGTAAGTAAGATCATGTATCCCGCAATAAAAAGTTTCAGGATAAAGGAGGGGTTTGATTTTTCAATTCTTGATTCATACAGGAATGCAAGGGCACTTCTGGATTCCTTTGCGGGCAATCAGCTTGGAGGCACGGGAAAAAGTTTTAACTGGGAAATAATACCAGACGATATTAAAAGCAGAATCATTCTGGCCGGAGGCGTATCGGCCTCCAATATAGGTTACATATATAGTACAATAAGGCCTTATGCAGTTGATCTATCTTCCTCACTGGAAAGCGAACCTGGAAAGAAAGATCACGCTAAGGTGAAAGAATTTTTTAATCTTCTGAATAATTACAGATGA
- the trpC gene encoding indole-3-glycerol phosphate synthase TrpC encodes MSILDKIIEAKKEEVKCLRSRYSLRDFQETPYFERSVLSLKGKIESEQNLSIIAEVKKASPSKGLIRKDFNHLEIAHTYMENGASAISVLTDKEFFQGSIDFLRDIAEIRTIPVLRKDFIIDIFQVYEAKAKGADAMLLIAEALSKSQISELTHAATEAGLEVLLEVHSERQLEKIDFSVNRLIGINNRNLENFVTDLKTTSDVSRALPSDVVIVSESGIQSRESVEVIKNTRAGAILVGEHLMRKSDVALALKELREWCKK; translated from the coding sequence ATGAGTATTCTGGACAAAATTATTGAAGCAAAAAAAGAAGAAGTAAAATGCCTCCGGAGCAGGTACAGCCTGAGGGACTTTCAGGAAACGCCTTATTTTGAAAGAAGTGTTTTAAGCTTAAAGGGCAAAATTGAAAGTGAGCAAAATCTATCAATTATCGCTGAAGTTAAAAAAGCAAGCCCTTCAAAAGGGCTGATAAGAAAGGACTTTAATCATCTTGAAATTGCACACACATATATGGAAAACGGAGCCAGTGCAATTTCTGTTCTTACAGATAAAGAGTTCTTTCAGGGGAGTATTGATTTTCTTAGGGATATAGCAGAGATAAGGACAATCCCTGTTTTAAGGAAAGATTTCATAATAGACATATTCCAGGTATATGAGGCAAAGGCGAAGGGGGCAGATGCAATGCTCCTTATTGCTGAGGCGCTTTCAAAAAGCCAGATCTCGGAACTCACACATGCAGCCACGGAGGCAGGGCTTGAAGTACTGCTTGAAGTTCATTCAGAAAGGCAGCTTGAGAAAATCGATTTCAGCGTGAACAGGCTCATCGGGATCAACAACCGTAATCTTGAAAATTTTGTAACAGATCTGAAAACAACTTCGGATGTATCGCGTGCATTGCCTTCAGATGTTGTTATAGTTTCTGAAAGCGGGATTCAAAGCCGTGAAAGCGTTGAAGTAATAAAAAATACCAGAGCCGGAGCCATTCTTGTAGGGGAGCATTTAATGAGGAAAAGTGATGTTGCCTTAGCCTTAAAGGAATTAAGGGAGTGGTGCAAAAAATGA
- the trpD gene encoding anthranilate phosphoribosyltransferase: MMKQYLEKVISKENLSFDESYYVMDQIMSGNINTSQLSGFLIALKAKKETPEEIAGFTKAMRDKSIKVNTDTSNLIDVCGTGGDYSGTFNISTATAFVVAGAGARVAKHGNRSISSKCGSADVLLELGININLPAEDTSRALDEVGIAFLFAPNYHPAMKYAAAVRKELGIKTVFNLLGPLTNPAGTRKQLIGVFNKDASEVLSKAAMYLDMDKVCFINTGDRFDEISLTEPTCVYEYSKGGKGSFYEISNETFDYPEVKIDELRGNTPEDNAAIILDLFEKRKKNSAFYVIAANAAMALYCADFSDNLMDCRQAAEESILNGAALAKLNSLKHFGAKAA; encoded by the coding sequence ATGATGAAGCAATACCTGGAAAAAGTGATTTCAAAAGAAAACCTTTCTTTTGATGAGTCCTATTACGTTATGGATCAGATAATGAGCGGGAATATTAATACATCCCAGCTTTCGGGATTTCTGATTGCCTTAAAGGCAAAGAAGGAAACGCCCGAAGAGATAGCAGGCTTTACAAAGGCCATGAGGGATAAAAGCATAAAGGTTAATACAGATACAAGCAATCTTATTGACGTCTGCGGAACCGGGGGCGATTATTCGGGAACATTCAACATTTCAACAGCTACGGCTTTTGTTGTTGCAGGCGCGGGTGCAAGAGTGGCAAAGCACGGCAACCGTTCAATTTCCAGCAAGTGCGGCAGCGCCGACGTGCTCCTTGAGCTTGGCATAAACATAAACTTGCCGGCAGAGGATACGTCCAGGGCGCTTGATGAAGTCGGGATAGCCTTTCTGTTTGCGCCCAACTATCATCCTGCAATGAAATATGCCGCCGCTGTAAGAAAAGAGCTCGGGATAAAAACCGTGTTCAATCTTCTGGGGCCCCTTACAAATCCTGCCGGGACAAGAAAGCAGCTAATCGGGGTTTTTAACAAGGATGCCTCCGAAGTGCTTTCAAAAGCCGCGATGTACCTGGATATGGACAAAGTGTGTTTTATTAATACGGGTGACAGGTTTGATGAAATTTCACTTACCGAGCCCACATGCGTTTATGAATATTCTAAAGGCGGCAAGGGTTCATTTTATGAGATATCAAATGAAACTTTTGATTACCCGGAAGTAAAAATTGATGAGCTGAGGGGGAATACACCTGAGGACAATGCGGCAATAATACTGGACCTTTTTGAAAAGAGGAAGAAGAATTCAGCGTTCTATGTAATTGCAGCCAATGCCGCTATGGCCCTCTACTGCGCGGATTTTTCGGACAACCTTATGGACTGCAGACAGGCCGCAGAGGAATCTATATTAAACGGAGCAGCTCTGGCAAAGCTGAACAGCCTCAAACACTTTGGAGCAAAAGCAGCATGA
- a CDS encoding aminodeoxychorismate/anthranilate synthase component II — MKILVIDNYDSFTYNLVQLLGSFGHELAVRRNDFIDEEEIKRISPDKIVISPGPGRPEDSGFSLGVLEKFSRKVPTLGVCLGHQAIGYSFGCKIIKAPLMMHGKTSEIQHDGRTIFKGISQRFKATRYHSLIIERESLSEDLEISAETCDGIIMGVRHKRYPVEGIQFHPESILTTEGKKIINNWLEL, encoded by the coding sequence ATGAAGATACTTGTAATTGATAACTACGACTCATTCACTTACAACCTTGTGCAGCTTTTGGGAAGCTTCGGGCATGAGCTGGCGGTAAGAAGGAATGACTTTATAGATGAAGAGGAGATAAAAAGAATTTCTCCGGATAAGATTGTTATATCACCTGGTCCCGGGCGCCCCGAAGACTCCGGGTTTTCACTGGGGGTGCTGGAGAAGTTCAGCCGGAAGGTTCCAACTCTCGGCGTGTGCCTGGGGCATCAGGCAATAGGCTATAGTTTCGGGTGCAAAATCATCAAAGCTCCTTTAATGATGCACGGCAAGACCTCGGAAATTCAGCACGACGGGCGTACAATATTTAAGGGCATAAGCCAGAGGTTCAAAGCTACAAGGTATCACTCTCTTATAATCGAAAGAGAAAGCTTGTCAGAAGATCTTGAGATCTCGGCTGAAACCTGTGACGGAATTATTATGGGGGTAAGGCATAAACGCTATCCGGTTGAAGGGATACAGTTTCACCCGGAATCGATATTAACTACGGAAGGCAAAAAAATAATTAATAACTGGTTAGAACTATGA